From one Equus asinus isolate D_3611 breed Donkey chromosome 5, EquAss-T2T_v2, whole genome shotgun sequence genomic stretch:
- the LOC106833737 gene encoding cytochrome P450 4B1-like isoform X4 yields the protein MCKTCLLVLPSELQPLPAPTPAFRHDGGQARDWGCMGGGQAVGSGGQGWGTQSSKPLTLLSISLLQDKWEEKAHENKSFDIFCDVGHMALDTLMKCTFGKADTGLGHRDSSYYQAVSELTLLTQQRIESFQYHNDFIYWLTPHGRRFLRACQVAHDHTDQVIRERKAALQDEKEQEKIRTRRHLDILDILLGARDEDGIKLSDAELRAEVDTFMFEGHDTTTSGISWFLYCMALYPEHQQRCREEVREVLGDRDSFQWDDLGKMTYLTMCIKESFRLYPPVPQVSRQLSKPVSFVDGRSLPAGSLVSLHIYALHRNSAVWPNPEVFDPLRFSSENVARRHPFAFMPFSTGPRNCIGQQFAMNEMKVVTALCLLRFEFALDPLRLPIPLPQLVLRSRNGIHLHLKPLGPGSGKQLC from the exons ATGTGCAAGACCTGCCTTCTGGTCCTGCCCTCTGAACTGCAGCCCctacccgcccccacccccgcatTCCGGCATGATGGAGGCCAGGCCAGAGACTGGGGGTGCATGGGAGGAGGACAGGCTGTGGGTtctggagggcaggggtggggcaccCAGTCCAGCAAGCCCCTCACAttactttccatctctctgctccaGGACAAGTGGGAGGAGAAGGCTCATGAGAATAAGAGCTTTGACATCTTCTGTGATGTGGGCCACATGGCGCTGGACACACTCATGAAGTGCACCTTTGGCAAAGCAGACACTGGCCTGGGTCACAG GGACAGTAGCTATTACCAGGCGGTCAGTGAGCTCACTCTGCTGACACAGCAGCGCATCGAGTCCTTCCAGTACCACAACGACTTCATCTACTGGCTCACCCCCCATGGCCGCCGCTTCCTGCGTGCCTGCCAGGTGGCCCACGACCACACAG ACCAGGTCATCAGGGAACGGAAGGCAGCCCTGCAGGATGAGAAAGAGCAGGAGAAGATCCGGACTCGGAGGCACCTGGACATCCTGGACATTCTCTTGGGGGCTCGG GATGAAGATGGGATCAAGCTGTCAGATGCCGAGCTCCGTGCTGAGGTGGACACATTCATGTTTGAAGGCCATGACACCACCACCAGTGGCATCTCCTGGTTTCTCTACTGCATGGCCCTGTACCCCGAGCACCAGCAGCGTTGTCGGGAGGAGGTGCGCGAGGTCCTTGGCGACCGAGACTCCTTCCAGTG GGATGATCTGGGCAAGATGACCTACTTGACCATGTGCATCAAGGAGAGCTTCCGCCTCTACCCGCCTGTGCCCCAGGTGTCCCGCCAGCTCAGCAAGCCCGTCAGCTTCGTGGATGGCCGCTCCCTACCCGCAG GCAGCCTGGTCTCTCTGCACATCTACGCCCTCCATAGGAACAGCGCAGTGTGGCCCAACCCTGAG GTCTTTGACCCCCTGCgcttttcctctgagaatgtGGCCAGGCGCCACCCCTTTGCCTTCATGCCCTTCTCCACTGGGCCCAG GAACTGCATTGGGCAGCAGTTTGCCATGAACGAGATGAAGGTGGTCACGGCCCTCTGCTTGCTGCGCTTTGAGTTCGCCCTGGACCCCTTGCGGCTGCCCATCCCGTTGCCTCAGCTGGTCCTGCGGTCCAGGAATGGCATCCATCTGCACCTGAAGCCGCTGGGCCCGGGCTCTGGGAAGCAGCTCTGCTGA